In one window of Leptospira neocaledonica DNA:
- a CDS encoding glycosyltransferase family 9 protein, whose translation MSENILVIQTAFLGDLILTTPLFREIKRRFPGSKMTVIVNKGTESVLEANPWIDEIIPLDKKQIKSSFFGFWNFCKELRKHNFTICISPHFSFRSSIISFLSGAKRRIGYKTAGFSFLLNERKPRLLRGPHEVDKLLSLIYSEEERKNISRQPELFWKPESVTGIQSEMKKNGLEKGNYILVSPSSVWETKRLPADKFKTVSKLLHERTGLKIVLTGGKGDSKLCEEVGEGFGINLAGKTSLPEMSYLMSGAALLVTNDSSPIHFASAFNIPTLAAFGATIPAFGYTPLASRVFISEVNGLDCRPCGIHGGRVCPKKHFRCMLEQDTGRMVEEGIRLIKG comes from the coding sequence ATGTCTGAAAATATTTTAGTTATCCAAACCGCATTTCTGGGAGACTTGATCTTAACTACTCCGTTATTTAGGGAGATCAAGAGAAGGTTTCCCGGTTCTAAAATGACAGTGATCGTGAATAAAGGAACCGAATCCGTTTTGGAAGCAAATCCTTGGATAGATGAGATCATTCCTTTGGATAAAAAACAGATCAAATCTTCCTTTTTCGGTTTTTGGAATTTTTGTAAAGAATTAAGAAAACATAATTTTACAATTTGTATTTCTCCTCATTTTTCATTTCGTTCTTCCATTATTTCTTTTTTGAGCGGTGCTAAAAGGAGAATTGGTTATAAAACCGCAGGATTTTCTTTTTTACTGAATGAAAGAAAACCACGACTCTTAAGAGGACCCCACGAGGTAGACAAACTTCTTTCTTTGATTTATTCGGAAGAAGAAAGAAAAAATATTTCCAGACAACCTGAACTTTTTTGGAAGCCTGAGTCTGTTACCGGTATCCAATCAGAAATGAAAAAGAACGGTTTGGAAAAAGGAAATTATATCCTAGTCTCTCCTTCTTCTGTTTGGGAAACAAAACGTTTGCCTGCAGATAAATTTAAGACGGTCAGTAAACTTCTGCATGAAAGAACAGGACTTAAGATCGTTCTAACTGGAGGAAAAGGGGACTCTAAACTTTGTGAAGAAGTAGGAGAAGGTTTCGGGATCAACCTTGCGGGTAAGACTAGTCTTCCCGAGATGAGCTATTTGATGAGTGGGGCTGCACTTCTTGTGACAAATGACTCTTCTCCCATTCATTTTGCTTCCGCATTTAATATTCCTACTCTGGCTGCTTTTGGCGCTACGATCCCTGCATTCGGTTATACTCCATTGGCGAGTCGGGTTTTTATATCCGAGGTGAACGGTCTAGACTGTCGTCCTTGTGGGATCCACGGGGGAAGGGTCTGTCCTAAAAAACATTTTCGTTGTATGTTGGAACAGGATACGGGCAGAATGGTGGAAGAAGGAATTCGTCTAATAAAAGGATAA
- a CDS encoding thiolase family protein translates to MTSAYVLDSHLSKFGKTDSDYQSLSYETANHLLKKNPGFLPEFLIFACMAPERYTGEIFLPAKIKEDLGLSSLFAIRSETASSSGASALHLARYLLLSGKFKRGIVIGTEVMSRLPREENNLLLGSVLSSQQRNLAMSMAQGGALTATRYLRDFGYTRKELFKLSKKLHDNGLENKIAHIQKNLSEEEYFSSPMFSSPLCLYDISPLSDGSCAILLETDPARLKKDRKKISITGTGHGLGQVNGVPGGLSFTASKSAFEQAYAESGKKSSDIRVAELHDAFTIFEIIAAEDAGLFPQGKALANVAEGITDKRGKLPINPSGGLKTRGHPVGVSGLAQIAELCEFMNGNDSDTGLSLSIGGLGVNNFATILEAKR, encoded by the coding sequence ATGACCTCGGCCTATGTGCTTGACTCACATTTAAGTAAATTTGGCAAGACTGATTCCGACTATCAATCGCTATCGTATGAGACTGCGAATCACTTACTTAAAAAGAACCCAGGCTTTCTTCCTGAATTTCTAATTTTTGCATGTATGGCCCCGGAACGTTATACTGGAGAAATTTTTTTACCGGCAAAGATCAAAGAAGATCTGGGACTTTCTTCCTTATTCGCGATCCGTTCAGAGACTGCTTCTTCCAGTGGGGCTTCTGCTTTGCATCTGGCCCGTTATCTTCTTCTATCAGGAAAATTTAAAAGAGGGATCGTGATCGGAACAGAGGTCATGAGTAGGCTTCCGAGAGAAGAGAATAATCTACTCTTAGGTTCTGTACTTTCTTCCCAGCAAAGAAACCTGGCTATGTCCATGGCACAGGGCGGGGCATTGACCGCTACCAGGTATTTAAGGGATTTTGGATATACTAGAAAGGAACTTTTTAAGTTATCTAAAAAGTTACACGATAACGGTCTCGAAAATAAGATTGCACATATTCAAAAAAACTTAAGCGAAGAGGAATACTTCTCCTCTCCTATGTTTTCCAGTCCATTATGTTTATATGATATTTCTCCTTTGTCAGACGGTTCCTGTGCTATTTTGTTGGAAACGGATCCGGCAAGATTGAAGAAGGACCGCAAAAAAATTTCGATCACCGGTACGGGGCACGGTTTAGGCCAAGTGAACGGAGTTCCCGGCGGCCTAAGTTTTACTGCATCCAAATCCGCTTTCGAGCAGGCCTATGCGGAATCGGGTAAAAAATCTTCCGATATTCGGGTTGCGGAACTTCATGATGCATTTACGATTTTTGAGATCATTGCAGCTGAAGATGCAGGTTTATTTCCTCAAGGAAAGGCACTTGCAAATGTTGCAGAAGGGATTACCGACAAAAGAGGAAAACTTCCTATCAATCCTTCAGGAGGATTAAAAACAAGAGGCCACCCAGTGGGAGTTTCCGGCTTGGCGCAGATCGCTGAGCTTTGCGAATTTATGAACGGGAATGATTCTGACACTGGCTTAAGTTTATCCATCGGAGGATTGGGTGTGAATAATTTTGCCACCATCCTAGAGGCGAAAAGATAA
- the bfr gene encoding bacterioferritin has product MKGNQEVLEILAEVLSAELTAINQYFIHAKLNKNWGYDKLASYMKKESIEEMNHADQVIERILFLDGIPDLQRYMKINVGKDIESILKNDLDVEYNAVERLNRGIEITTKNKDNGTRELLEKILVSEEEHIDWLEAQLEIIKTIGVQNYLAQQIA; this is encoded by the coding sequence GTGAAAGGAAACCAAGAAGTCCTCGAAATCTTAGCGGAAGTGCTCTCCGCCGAACTCACAGCGATCAACCAGTATTTCATCCACGCAAAGTTGAACAAAAACTGGGGTTACGACAAACTTGCTTCTTACATGAAGAAGGAATCCATCGAAGAGATGAATCACGCAGACCAAGTGATCGAGCGTATCCTCTTCCTGGACGGAATTCCTGATCTGCAAAGATACATGAAGATCAATGTAGGCAAGGATATCGAAAGTATCCTAAAGAATGATTTAGACGTAGAATATAATGCCGTAGAACGTTTGAATCGTGGGATAGAAATTACCACTAAAAACAAAGATAACGGCACCCGTGAATTGCTCGAGAAGATCCTCGTCTCCGAGGAGGAGCATATCGACTGGCTCGAGGCCCAGCTAGAGATCATCAAAACCATTGGGGTCCAAAATTATTTGGCCCAACAAATTGCCTAA
- a CDS encoding N-6 DNA methylase: MNSKKPSPKKSPSSGFGKKGPAKSGSSFSKPTRSKTSGSDKDSDRKPYRSKEKGDSERPYKKREDRESSDFKKERGPKPFRSGNDRKPPARSGNRKFSDDDRKPYREKDSDRGDRKPFSRNSDRGERKPFSRDSDRGERKPYSRDSDRGERKPYSQNTRGEGRSSYGENSNRGERKPFTRNSDRGERKPFSGNSDRGERKPFSRDSDRGERKPFSRDSDRGERKPFARDSDRGERKPYSRDSDRGERKPYSRDSDRGERKPFSQNTRGEGRSSYGENSNRGERKPFARNSDRGERKPYSRDSDRGERKPYSRDSDRGDRKPYSRDSDRGDRRPFSPRGKEGFRPDRGTHSYEEDNYREGIRAGWQSAKLSLSEFDRPEALTYHASCGDGLAFLLKEEVKDAGLEILSDNRGGVFFQGPSKKVRDFCLSSGISSGISFELSSWSDIHGPDDLYEVAAMFPFEKLLSPKTKFRIDAATKDNLQDSRYATYRLKDAIFDRFRAQGLELPEADREEPEVLFYLRSRMNQVKLFLALHAQPLQRRGHGREGGEAPLRETLAQALLRFSGWKPGEALYDPFCGSGTLLIEAALRMRNGGWVNYKSLSRSSIFTRLFGPCKAKEEWNSKEILLFGSDISEDAIDLAKKNAKEAGVADLIHWNVASAEEQDSSLGFKEGKIVTNPPYGVRLGDKESVSELYSRWGESLKKNFSGSYVAMVAGDPSLLGFLKLKADKEQSVTIAKLKGKLVAYRID, translated from the coding sequence TTGAATTCCAAAAAACCATCCCCTAAAAAATCCCCTTCTTCCGGTTTCGGTAAGAAGGGGCCTGCTAAATCAGGTTCTTCTTTCTCAAAACCGACTCGCTCCAAAACCTCGGGCTCCGATAAAGATTCCGATCGTAAACCATATCGCTCTAAAGAAAAAGGCGATTCAGAAAGACCTTATAAAAAAAGAGAAGATAGAGAATCCTCCGATTTCAAAAAAGAAAGAGGACCTAAACCTTTTCGTTCCGGCAATGATAGAAAGCCTCCTGCCCGCTCAGGGAATCGTAAATTTTCAGACGATGACAGAAAACCTTATCGCGAAAAAGATTCCGACCGTGGAGATCGTAAACCGTTCTCCCGTAATTCAGATCGCGGAGAAAGAAAACCGTTCTCGCGTGACTCTGACAGAGGAGAGCGTAAACCATATTCCCGTGATTCAGATCGCGGAGAGAGAAAACCATATTCTCAAAATACCAGAGGAGAAGGTAGAAGTTCCTACGGTGAAAATTCAAACCGCGGGGAGCGCAAACCATTCACTCGTAATTCGGATCGTGGGGAAAGAAAACCATTTTCCGGTAACTCAGATCGTGGAGAAAGAAAACCGTTCTCACGTGACTCAGATCGTGGAGAGAGAAAACCGTTCTCCCGTGACTCTGACAGAGGAGAGCGTAAACCATTCGCTCGCGATTCAGATCGTGGAGAAAGAAAACCATACTCCCGTGATTCAGACCGTGGAGAGAGAAAACCATACTCCCGTGATTCAGACCGTGGAGAGAGAAAACCATTTTCTCAAAACACAAGAGGAGAAGGTAGAAGTTCTTACGGCGAAAATTCAAACCGCGGGGAGCGCAAACCATTCGCTCGTAATTCGGATCGTGGAGAAAGAAAACCATACTCCCGTGATTCAGATCGTGGAGAAAGAAAGCCATACTCTCGTGACTCAGATCGTGGGGACAGAAAACCATATTCTCGTGACTCCGATCGTGGGGACAGACGTCCATTTTCTCCTCGAGGAAAAGAAGGATTTCGTCCTGACCGTGGAACCCATTCTTACGAAGAAGATAATTACAGAGAAGGCATCCGTGCTGGCTGGCAATCCGCAAAACTTTCCCTTTCCGAATTCGATCGACCGGAAGCACTCACCTATCACGCGTCATGCGGAGATGGTCTTGCATTCTTATTAAAAGAAGAGGTCAAAGACGCAGGTTTAGAAATTCTCTCCGATAATAGAGGAGGAGTTTTCTTCCAGGGACCTTCTAAAAAGGTCAGAGACTTCTGTTTGAGTTCCGGGATTTCTTCCGGGATCAGTTTCGAATTATCTTCTTGGTCCGATATTCATGGACCGGACGATCTATATGAAGTCGCTGCAATGTTCCCTTTCGAGAAACTTCTTTCTCCTAAGACAAAGTTCAGAATAGACGCTGCCACTAAAGATAATCTTCAAGATTCACGTTATGCGACCTACCGATTAAAGGACGCGATCTTCGACAGATTCAGAGCACAAGGCCTAGAACTGCCGGAAGCGGATCGTGAAGAACCTGAGGTTTTATTCTACCTTCGTTCCAGAATGAATCAGGTAAAATTATTCTTAGCATTACATGCACAACCTTTACAAAGAAGAGGTCATGGGAGAGAAGGTGGAGAAGCTCCGCTCAGAGAAACCTTGGCCCAAGCACTTCTACGTTTTTCAGGTTGGAAACCGGGAGAGGCATTATACGATCCATTCTGCGGTTCCGGAACTCTATTGATAGAGGCTGCGCTCAGAATGAGAAACGGTGGTTGGGTGAATTATAAAAGTTTATCCAGATCTTCTATCTTCACGAGACTTTTTGGACCTTGCAAAGCAAAAGAAGAATGGAACTCCAAGGAGATCCTACTCTTCGGTTCCGATATCTCGGAAGACGCGATCGACCTAGCGAAGAAAAACGCGAAAGAAGCAGGAGTTGCAGACCTAATCCACTGGAATGTAGCCTCCGCAGAAGAACAAGATTCCAGCCTTGGCTTCAAAGAGGGAAAAATCGTGACCAATCCGCCATACGGAGTTCGTTTGGGGGATAAAGAATCCGTTTCCGAACTCTATTCTAGGTGGGGAGAGTCCTTGAAAAAGAATTTTTCAGGTTCCTATGTTGCAATGGTAGCAGGAGATCCTTCCCTTTTAGGCTTCCTAAAACTGAAAGCCGACAAGGAACAATCGGTCACCATCGCTAAGTTAAAAGGAAAATTAGTTGCCTATCGGATCGACTAA
- a CDS encoding acetylglutamate kinase: protein MNHQEILLKLLEVTENSKDSFQFLKLFRSLEPEKFAVIHASSETLTESAEAFLYNLKLLQKLQLFPVVVLEKDGVSYANLFYRSPASKISLESIKDSLEEGQELPGSRNLPAKWFRNPSQALESVLSSLKEKKIPVFVTDQGGSEIYPYLSNLCKELRTKKLILLTTRSGLHNSVDKKISILDFESSETLQKEDESLFNECKKIFEYTGDPNLQIAITSAPGLLKELFTIKGSGTLLRKKNRIEFHTDFQNLDPKRLNGLIEDSFGRELKQGFWNKDFSGIVLESEYKGCALLQNTPWGTFLSKFAVNEIARGEGVGRDIWDEMLKKAPVLFWRARAENTISKWYTKECSGLQKEGIWIYFWIGLQEKEIPSVCDFLRNLPEDLESKERIDS from the coding sequence ATGAATCACCAGGAGATCCTACTCAAACTTTTAGAAGTCACAGAAAACTCCAAGGACAGTTTTCAGTTCCTGAAACTCTTCCGGTCCTTGGAGCCCGAAAAATTTGCGGTCATTCATGCAAGTTCCGAGACTTTGACCGAGTCCGCGGAAGCATTCTTATACAATCTAAAATTATTACAAAAGTTACAACTATTCCCTGTAGTCGTTCTGGAGAAAGACGGAGTCTCTTACGCAAATCTATTCTATCGTTCCCCCGCTTCTAAGATCAGTTTGGAATCCATCAAAGACTCATTGGAAGAAGGACAAGAACTTCCCGGTTCCAGAAACCTTCCGGCAAAATGGTTCAGAAATCCAAGCCAAGCATTAGAATCAGTTCTTTCATCTTTAAAAGAGAAAAAGATCCCGGTATTTGTAACAGACCAGGGCGGATCTGAAATTTATCCTTATCTTTCTAATTTATGCAAAGAACTTAGAACCAAAAAGTTAATCCTTCTTACAACAAGAAGCGGACTTCATAATTCCGTGGATAAAAAAATTTCGATCTTGGATTTCGAATCTTCTGAAACCTTACAAAAGGAAGATGAGTCCCTATTCAATGAATGCAAAAAGATTTTCGAATATACTGGAGATCCAAATCTTCAGATCGCTATCACTTCTGCTCCAGGTTTATTAAAAGAATTATTCACCATCAAAGGTAGTGGAACTCTATTAAGAAAAAAGAATAGAATAGAATTCCATACTGATTTCCAAAATTTAGATCCTAAAAGACTAAATGGACTGATCGAAGATTCTTTCGGAAGAGAATTAAAACAAGGGTTTTGGAATAAGGATTTTTCAGGTATCGTCCTCGAATCCGAATACAAAGGTTGCGCACTTCTACAAAACACTCCCTGGGGCACCTTTCTATCTAAATTTGCAGTGAATGAGATCGCAAGAGGAGAAGGTGTAGGAAGAGATATCTGGGATGAAATGTTAAAAAAGGCCCCAGTTCTTTTCTGGAGAGCGAGAGCAGAAAATACGATCTCCAAATGGTATACGAAAGAATGTAGCGGCCTCCAAAAAGAAGGCATCTGGATCTATTTTTGGATCGGATTACAAGAGAAAGAAATTCCTTCCGTCTGCGATTTTTTAAGAAACCTTCCTGAAGATTTGGAATCTAAAGAACGGATCGATTCCTGA
- a CDS encoding DCC1-like thiol-disulfide oxidoreductase family protein, producing the protein MEKNIFLYDGDCGFCSGLANRLSELSLDKTVKFISFRDLSSQNLKEIHPSLETNLVAGNVQFISGNMRYPGFFAVRKLSHSLKGWRWASPLLYLPLVPLLGMIFMSLLKSIRSKV; encoded by the coding sequence ATGGAAAAGAATATTTTTTTGTACGACGGGGACTGTGGTTTTTGCTCCGGCCTTGCCAATCGTCTATCTGAATTGTCCTTAGATAAAACCGTAAAATTTATAAGTTTTAGAGACCTATCTTCTCAAAATTTAAAAGAAATTCATCCAAGCTTAGAAACTAACTTGGTAGCGGGTAACGTGCAGTTTATTTCGGGAAATATGAGATACCCCGGCTTTTTTGCGGTCCGAAAACTTTCTCACTCTTTAAAGGGTTGGAGATGGGCTTCTCCCCTTCTCTATCTGCCCTTAGTTCCGTTGCTCGGAATGATCTTTATGAGTTTATTAAAATCGATTCGATCTAAGGTTTAG
- a CDS encoding iron-containing redox enzyme family protein, which yields MKTFREELIDQVKYHPVLTANLWLEEKEERMEKSDLLLWLKQEYFVSVEFVNWFLNTAALTNFVPSKIILVENIWEELGEGKEEDSHVSILRKFLSEMGETVTGEDILPETGAYLDLMKKITTTDFYSALGALGPANEYLLKLEYSRMYKSYSDLKSRMTLPEGKFFQVNLEADESHSEKLFRLIESVATDPEKMQKVREGSKLALDARLVFYEGLKKVKSQVSSH from the coding sequence ATGAAAACGTTTCGAGAGGAATTGATAGACCAGGTTAAATACCATCCTGTATTGACCGCAAATCTATGGTTGGAAGAAAAAGAAGAAAGGATGGAAAAATCGGACCTTCTTCTTTGGTTGAAACAGGAATATTTTGTGTCCGTGGAATTTGTGAACTGGTTCTTAAATACTGCAGCTCTTACAAATTTTGTACCTTCTAAGATCATACTTGTGGAAAATATCTGGGAAGAATTGGGAGAAGGAAAAGAAGAAGACTCACATGTTTCTATCCTTAGAAAATTTCTTTCCGAGATGGGAGAAACTGTAACTGGAGAAGATATACTTCCTGAAACGGGAGCCTATCTGGATCTGATGAAAAAAATTACTACTACCGATTTTTATTCCGCATTAGGCGCACTCGGACCTGCAAATGAATATCTTCTAAAATTGGAATATTCCAGAATGTATAAGTCTTATTCGGATCTAAAATCCAGAATGACCCTTCCGGAAGGAAAATTTTTCCAAGTGAATCTGGAGGCAGACGAATCTCATTCGGAAAAATTATTTAGGCTTATAGAATCCGTGGCGACAGATCCTGAAAAAATGCAAAAAGTAAGAGAAGGATCTAAACTCGCCTTGGATGCACGTTTAGTATTTTATGAAGGTCTAAAGAAGGTAAAATCCCAGGTCTCTTCTCACTAA
- a CDS encoding D-alanine--D-alanine ligase — protein MNSDSPSVLIIADIQNPNLDPKDTQEWEDQNSVQEIKHCLEELGEKAEIIEFPSKLLQKLSDYSSLEPGDRPVLFHLVEGFRSRNREALLPAIAEYSGFPHTGSDSYAQNLSLDKHLSKLFCVSAGVPTSPWTICEKDSVEVTTNTTRNLPLNADSTVFKGARLPLESEFPVFFKPRFEGSSLGVGEDNLISDQSALHQFIQSKFQEYSSWICESYLPGEEWTLAVIGSPTYGYKASQVARIGLENSPEKLYGEITKTKLSMPEKLYFDLDKERSEYIQKNSLELCKLLKTSGAVRLDWKADSEGKPMFLEWNLTPGLSSYYSSFPICYSQSFGTYSDLMRELLEIAREEFLTERFQYSKLKIEKQTSGIDG, from the coding sequence ATGAATTCAGATTCTCCTTCCGTTTTAATTATAGCAGATATCCAAAATCCAAACTTGGATCCAAAGGATACCCAAGAATGGGAAGATCAAAATTCTGTTCAGGAAATCAAACATTGTCTGGAGGAACTAGGGGAGAAGGCGGAGATCATTGAATTTCCGTCGAAGCTACTACAAAAACTATCAGACTATTCTAGTTTGGAACCTGGGGATCGACCTGTTCTATTTCATTTGGTAGAAGGTTTTCGCTCGCGAAACAGAGAAGCCTTACTTCCTGCAATCGCTGAATATTCCGGGTTTCCGCATACTGGGTCTGACTCTTACGCTCAGAATTTGAGTTTGGACAAACATCTTTCTAAATTGTTTTGTGTGTCTGCAGGTGTTCCTACCAGTCCCTGGACGATTTGTGAGAAAGATTCTGTCGAAGTGACTACAAATACGACCCGGAATTTACCGCTGAACGCAGATTCCACGGTATTCAAGGGAGCTCGACTTCCTTTAGAATCAGAATTCCCAGTATTCTTCAAACCCAGGTTCGAAGGTTCAAGCCTTGGAGTGGGAGAAGACAACCTAATTTCTGATCAATCGGCTTTACATCAATTTATCCAATCCAAATTCCAAGAATACTCCTCCTGGATCTGTGAATCTTATTTGCCGGGAGAAGAATGGACACTTGCAGTAATCGGTTCACCCACCTATGGATATAAGGCAAGCCAGGTCGCAAGGATAGGTCTGGAAAATTCTCCAGAAAAATTATACGGGGAAATTACTAAAACAAAACTGAGTATGCCTGAAAAATTATATTTCGATCTGGACAAAGAAAGATCCGAGTATATCCAAAAGAATTCATTAGAATTATGTAAATTACTCAAAACTTCCGGAGCGGTCCGTTTGGATTGGAAAGCAGATTCGGAAGGAAAACCGATGTTTTTGGAATGGAACCTAACTCCGGGTTTATCTTCTTATTATAGCAGTTTTCCGATCTGTTATTCCCAAAGTTTCGGGACCTATTCCGATCTGATGAGAGAATTATTGGAGATCGCGAGAGAAGAATTTTTAACGGAAAGATTTCAGTATTCCAAGCTGAAAATAGAAAAACAAACGAGCGGGATCGACGGATGA
- a CDS encoding KamA family radical SAM protein encodes MERLGKNRGIADLESPADSRKSLYSSFVWTDYKAQLQKRVRAEDLPKYFHLTESEKIGIQETIRLNVGTTPYYLSLSDPEDPNCPIRKMIVPRKEESFFSPEETLDPLHEEDLSPVKGLTHMYPDRVLLFSNHECSVYCRHCMRGRKVSDSSERMETADLELCFDYIRNHPEISDVVISGGDPLNLSDSKIDWILENLEKIPHVKICRLGTRNPVTLPMRITSDLCKIIESRNTDRLSIFCNTQFNHEKECTPEAKEAILKLLKAGVSIGNQSVILKGINDDGETMLRLHRKLLELRIRAYYMYDPELIPGSRGFRTPLAKGIQIIEYMRGKVAGMGIPQFVNDLPGGGGKVSLGPNWYLGFHKPSRNHVFRSAVRGTYHLSPEPVDSDYEEFYPEVSEETWSKLLQNSYSAFKGLGPLGESGK; translated from the coding sequence ATGGAGAGATTGGGGAAAAACCGGGGAATAGCGGATCTAGAGTCACCTGCAGATTCTAGAAAGAGTTTATATTCTTCTTTCGTCTGGACGGATTATAAGGCCCAACTCCAAAAAAGGGTACGAGCAGAAGATCTTCCTAAATATTTTCATTTAACCGAATCCGAAAAGATCGGAATCCAAGAAACCATCCGACTGAATGTAGGAACCACTCCTTATTATCTTTCTCTCTCTGATCCGGAAGACCCGAATTGTCCTATCCGAAAGATGATTGTCCCAAGAAAGGAAGAATCCTTCTTCTCTCCGGAAGAAACATTAGATCCTTTGCATGAAGAAGACCTTTCTCCTGTCAAGGGTCTCACTCATATGTATCCGGATAGAGTATTACTTTTTTCGAATCATGAATGTTCAGTGTATTGCAGGCATTGTATGCGGGGAAGAAAGGTTTCCGATTCTTCTGAAAGAATGGAAACTGCGGATTTGGAATTATGTTTTGATTATATTCGCAATCATCCTGAAATTTCGGATGTTGTGATCTCAGGAGGAGATCCTCTTAATCTTTCCGATTCCAAGATAGATTGGATTTTGGAAAATTTAGAAAAAATCCCTCATGTAAAAATTTGCAGATTAGGTACGAGAAATCCAGTCACTCTTCCTATGAGGATTACTTCTGATCTATGTAAAATTATAGAATCCCGTAATACAGATCGTTTATCTATTTTTTGTAATACTCAATTCAATCATGAAAAAGAATGTACTCCCGAGGCCAAAGAGGCTATCCTCAAACTCCTAAAGGCAGGAGTAAGTATAGGAAATCAATCTGTGATCCTAAAAGGGATTAATGATGATGGGGAAACAATGCTTAGGCTCCATCGAAAACTTTTGGAACTTAGGATCAGAGCATATTATATGTATGATCCGGAATTGATCCCTGGTTCTCGCGGTTTTAGAACTCCTCTTGCAAAAGGTATTCAAATTATTGAATATATGCGCGGAAAAGTTGCCGGCATGGGAATTCCGCAGTTTGTGAACGATCTTCCTGGTGGTGGTGGAAAGGTAAGTCTGGGGCCGAATTGGTATCTTGGATTTCATAAACCTTCTCGCAATCATGTGTTCCGATCTGCGGTTCGAGGAACTTACCATTTAAGTCCGGAACCTGTGGACAGTGATTACGAGGAGTTTTATCCTGAGGTTAGCGAGGAAACCTGGTCGAAGCTACTACAGAATTCCTATTCAGCATTCAAGGGCCTTGGTCCCTTAGGAGAATCCGGAAAATGA
- a CDS encoding HAD family hydrolase, with protein sequence MDWNPKRVRALAFDVDGTLFSSEGIILETYAEAIRRFSTNSQIPIEVPDRERIMLEIGKPVKTIFLNLVPQLKESERDQISDSVLELLLSKIRQGEGEFYPKVKETVTSLKNKGYLILAASNGRRPYVETILEVSGILPLFDPILVLDNDTIKTKPDIVAKYIRDYSFSPDEILMIGDRSSDHEAARKNGSPFAFCAYGHAPEGEIPDWELSLAQLEDLDRIF encoded by the coding sequence ATGGATTGGAATCCCAAACGGGTCCGCGCACTTGCCTTCGACGTGGACGGAACCCTATTTTCTTCTGAAGGAATCATTTTAGAAACCTATGCGGAAGCAATCCGCAGATTTTCGACCAACTCTCAGATCCCGATCGAGGTCCCTGACAGAGAAAGGATCATGCTGGAGATCGGAAAACCGGTCAAAACCATCTTTTTGAACCTGGTCCCCCAACTTAAAGAATCCGAAAGAGACCAGATCTCCGACTCGGTCCTGGAACTTTTGCTGTCTAAGATCCGACAAGGAGAAGGCGAATTCTACCCTAAGGTCAAAGAGACCGTTACTTCTTTAAAAAATAAAGGATACCTTATCTTAGCCGCTTCTAATGGCAGAAGGCCCTATGTCGAAACCATCCTGGAAGTTTCCGGTATCCTTCCCCTATTCGACCCAATCCTGGTCTTGGACAACGACACGATCAAAACCAAGCCGGATATAGTCGCAAAGTATATCAGGGATTATTCTTTTTCTCCGGACGAAATTTTGATGATCGGGGACAGAAGTTCCGACCACGAGGCTGCACGCAAAAACGGTAGTCCATTCGCATTCTGTGCCTATGGCCACGCGCCTGAGGGAGAAATCCCGGATTGGGAACTGAGTCTGGCCCAATTGGAAGACCTGGATCGAATATTCTAA